One Pocillopora verrucosa isolate sample1 chromosome 10, ASM3666991v2, whole genome shotgun sequence genomic window carries:
- the LOC131782098 gene encoding allatostatin-A receptor-like produces the protein MFSNESAVNNTHNSFETESSTRKNLALLFSYLVLSAIGVVGNSLVITLIARKRGMRSTTNILLAFVAVADLISLISFVPFASFLVFPPPGGLLGAIFCCIFVRPNVASLTIAVSITTLVLLAIERYLALLKPMKNRLRLNKDNITYWVSGILLYALALTVPLFVFTVFDKQERTCKYNFGIHGRRNYFAVFGFGVALAVAVICFCYWRIIKGFYFGSRKVCVSAELQQKRKVVKLLFLITLAFIVCFIPRVIYFFFYFSSKGLFHQISLFLLHCNSAMNPMILYLQSENYRTGFKEIIQKAVGKFKNKAAGAPV, from the coding sequence ATGTTCTCAAACGAGTCTGCGGTGAATAACACACACAACTCTTTTGAAACAGAATCTTCGACGAGGAAAAACCTTGCGCTTTTGTTTAGCTACTTGGTGCTGAGTGCCATCGGCGTGGTAGGGAATTCACTGGTCATAACACTAATAGCAAGGAAACGCGGTATGCGATCAACAACGAACATACTTCTGGCCTTTGTGGCCGTGGCTGATTTGATCTCGTTGATCAGTTTTGTGCCATTTGCTTCGTTTCTCGTATTTCCACCTCCAGGAGGCCTTCTTGGCGCCATATTTTGCTGTATTTTCGTTAGACCGAATGTGGCAAGCTTAACCATTGCTGTTTCCATCACCACCCTCGTCTTGTTAGCTATTGAGCGATACCTTGCACTTTTGAAACCCATGAAAAACAGGCTCCGTTTGAACAAGGATAACATCACATATTGGGTCAGTGGAATCCTGTTATACGCTTTGGCTCTAACCGTTCCTCTATTCGTTTTCACTGTTTTCGACAAACAGGAGAGAACGTGCAAATATAACTTTGGAATTCACGGCAGGCGTAACTACTTTGCAGTTTTCGGCTTCGGAGTTGCGTTAGCTGTGGCAGTGATATGTTTCTGTTATTGGCGAATAATCAAAGGATTTTACTTCGGAAGTCGCAAAGTTTGCGTCAGCGCAGAGCTACAGCAAAAGCGAAAGGTTGTAAAACTGCTGTTTCTGATAACGTTAGCCTTTATCGTTTGTTTTATTCCAAGagtaatttatttctttttttatttttccagtaaGGGCTTGTTTCATCAGATATCTTTATTTCTGTTGCATTGCAACTCAGCAATGAATCCTATGATTCTTTATCTTCAAAGTGAAAACTATCGCACAGGATTCAAGGAAATCATTCAGAAAGCTGTGGGCAAGTTCAAAAACAAAGCCGCAGGTGCTCCCGTTTGA
- the LOC136283941 gene encoding uncharacterized protein has protein sequence MAESFENLDDILADWVNEDFEKSLVEAVDSYDKQEKERKSRFSVENDLTKLLEQSQSNATKRNTKWVVKLFQDWCQERNITTPLLKMNSKELDQNQARFYVEARTKKGEEYSRSALLGFRNSIERHLNSNGVTVKISKNQVFKTATKFSTPSSESTAALAKKILNIIK, from the exons atggcggaaagttttgaaaatttagacgaTATTTTAGCTGACTGGGTGAACGAAGATTTCGAAAAAAGTCTTGTCGAGGCTGTGGACAGTTACGataaacaggagaaagaaagaaaatcacgtTTCTCTGTCGAAAACGACTTGACAAAACTACTTGAGCAGTCGCAGTCGAACGCgactaaaagaaacacaaaatgggtagtgaaattatttcaag attggtgtcaggaaagaaacatcacaacaccacttcttaaaatgaacagtaagGAATTAGACCAAAACCAAGCAAGATTTTATGTGgaagccagaacaaaaaaaggcgAAGAGTACAGTCGTTCAGCTCTTCTCGGTTTTCGCAATTCCATTGAACGACACCTAAACAGCAACGGTGTcacagtgaaaatatcaaaaaaccaAGTATTTAAAACAGCTACAAAATTCTCGACGCCAAGCTCAGAATCAACCGCCgcgctggcaaagaaaatattaaatattattaaataa